One segment of Streptomyces sp. NBC_01463 DNA contains the following:
- a CDS encoding TetR/AcrR family transcriptional regulator, whose amino-acid sequence MVDVAVELWNGARAAREPGGVRAQLMAAGRTLFAVYGYAHTSVQDLCAAAHVEVRDFYREFASREALLVDLYDDVATRGMRASEVELTAEGMETCPTEERVRRLFDAYVRAVTRDPQEARVAFVEVLGVSREMDEHLTMWRSVWTEFLTQEAERARGRGHGVDGDLDVVVKVLTRSVDELLAHHGRRPRQVPPAWLTSEFTRLSMAMIGPADGSAAGVADAVSG is encoded by the coding sequence GTGGTGGATGTGGCAGTGGAGCTGTGGAACGGAGCGAGGGCGGCGCGGGAACCCGGCGGGGTGCGCGCACAACTCATGGCGGCCGGGCGCACGTTGTTCGCCGTGTACGGCTATGCCCATACCTCCGTCCAGGACCTGTGCGCCGCGGCGCACGTGGAAGTGCGGGACTTCTACCGCGAGTTCGCGTCGCGCGAGGCCCTGCTCGTCGATCTGTACGACGACGTCGCGACCCGCGGGATGCGGGCGTCCGAGGTGGAGCTGACCGCCGAGGGCATGGAGACGTGTCCGACCGAGGAGCGGGTCCGCAGGCTCTTCGACGCCTACGTCCGGGCCGTCACGCGGGACCCGCAGGAGGCGCGGGTCGCGTTCGTCGAGGTGCTCGGGGTGAGCCGGGAGATGGACGAGCACCTCACGATGTGGCGGTCGGTGTGGACGGAGTTCCTGACGCAGGAGGCCGAGCGCGCCAGGGGGCGCGGTCACGGGGTCGACGGTGACCTCGACGTGGTGGTGAAGGTGCTGACCCGGTCCGTCGACGAGCTCCTCGCGCATCACGGCCGCCGGCCGCGCCAGGTGCCGCCCGCCTGGCTGACCAGTGAGTTCACCCGGCTGTCCATGGCCATGATCGGACCGG